The Taeniopygia guttata chromosome 19, bTaeGut7.mat, whole genome shotgun sequence genome window below encodes:
- the ABHD15 gene encoding protein ABHD15 has product MLSPQGLVAAAALLLGLVLLAWCLWAGRLEVPGDVGEEEKEEEEEEEGIPFMAEEGSGHCRLLCKPSALAQHLVRSLGRSAALRGGRWSWPCWPQLQMLWQLLQPPEPEPVVARELLQLSDTGLVALDWLVGPWGAAGGGGVVSSPVLLLIPNAAGKVTGGLLQLGLRALERGFIPVIFNRRGHNGCPLTTPRLQPFGDPGDLREAVTYLRCRHPSASLLAVSEGEGSGLLLAYLGESGSSSRLAAAACLSPIFRGRDWFEARMPWLYEWPLLLHLKQGLSRYAGALAEVVDTDKLLSSRSLRELEETLFCRTRSRPTSWESYWERNEPLRDADEAAVPVLCLCSADDPVRGAAARSLPRELFRSSPFFFLLLSPHGGHCAFPRRGPGRCWAHEAVLEYFRAMAEFLRMEERRKGMPRPRRCGGPPAEPPVFTWQRSYTR; this is encoded by the exons ATGCTGTCCCCGCAGGGTTTGGTGGCCGCAGCCgcgctgctcctggggctggtccTTCTAGCTTGGTGCCTTTGGGCAGGGAGGCTGGAGGTGCCTGGAGAcgtgggagaggaggagaaggaggaggaggaggaggaggaggggatcCCCTTCATGGCCGAGGAGGGCTCAGGGCACTGCCGGCTGCTGTGCAAGCCCTCGGCTCTGGCCCAGCACCTGGTGCGGAGCTTGGGGCGGTCAGCGGCGCTGCGGGGAGGACGCTGGTCTTGGCCGTGCTGGCCCCAGCTCCAGAtgctgtggcagctcctgcagccacctGAGCCGGAGCCGGTGGTGGCCCgtgagctcctgcagctctctgacACTGGGCTGGTGGCCCTGGACTGGCTGGTGGGGCCGTGGGGGGCTGCGGGTGGCGGGGGGGTGGtctccagccctgtgctgctgctcatccCCAACGCTGCTGGGAAGGTGACGggggggctgctgcagctggggctgcgggCGCTGGAGAGGGGCTTCATCCCCGTCATCTTCAACCGCCGGGGCCACAACGGCTGCCCCCTCACCACCCCCCGGCTCCAGCCCTTCGGGGACCCCGGGGACCTGCGGGAGGCTGTGACCTACCTGCGGTGCCGGCACccctctgcctctctgctggccGTCAGCGAGGGCGAGGGCTCGGGGCTGCTGCTCGCCTACCTGGGCGAGAGCGGCTCCTCCAGCCGCCTGGCCGCTGCCGCCTGCCTCTCTCCCATCTTCCGTGGCCGGGACTGGTTTGAGGCCAGGATGCCCTGGCTTTACGAGTGGCCGCTGCTCCTCCATCTCAAGCAGGGATTGAGCAG GTACGCGGGGGCTCTGGCCGAAGTGGTGGACACGGACAAGCTCCTGAGCAGCCGCTCGCTGCGGGAGCTGGAGGAAACCCTCTTCTGCCGGACCAGGAGCCGCCCCACCAGCTGGGAGAGCTACTGGGAGCGCAACGAGCCCCTTCGCGACGCGGACGAGGCGGCGGTGCCGGTGCTGTGCCTGTGCAGCGCCGATGACCCGGtgcgcggagccgcggcccgCAGCCTGCCCCGGGAGCTGTTCCGCAGCAGCCCCttcttcttcctgctgctgagccCGCACGGGGGGCACTGCGCCTTCCCCCGCCGGGGCCCGGGCCGCTGCTGGGCACACGAAGCTGTGCTGGAATATTTCAGGGCCATGGCCGAGTTCCTGCggatggaggagaggaggaaggggatGCCGCGGCCCCGCAGGTGTGGGGGTCCCCCAGCTGAGCCCCCCGTGTTCACCTGGCAGAGGTCCTACACGCGGTAG